Proteins encoded by one window of Nocardia goodfellowii:
- a CDS encoding AMP-binding protein, giving the protein MPVVPGQPSYASGASEAPLLGDTIGADFDRAVAAFPGREALVDVPSGRRWTYRELASAIDSLATGLTALGIDKGDRVGIWAPNCAEWFLVQYATAKIGAVLVNINPAYRTSELEYVLRQAGVRLLIAAPEFKTSNCVAMIDEVRPNCPGLEQVLILGTVAWDVLASYEIDAPRLVEIAGTLSMDDPINIQYTSGTTGFPKGATLSHHNILNNGHFVGELCGYTEQDRICLPVPFYHCFGMVMGNLAATSHGAAVVIPAPAFDPAATLAAVAAERCTSLYGVPTMFIAMLGELDKGAAPDLSSLRTGIMAGSPCPVEVMKRVIDRMGMSEVCICYGMTETSPVSTQTRRDDSLDRRTATVGRVLPHLEVKIVDPATGLTVPRGEPGELCTRGYSVMLGYWDQPEKTAEAIDTARWMHTGDIGVMDADGYLAVTGRIKDMVIRGGENIYPREIEEFLYTHPDILDAQVIGVPDPKYGEELMAWVRMREGAPTLDADAIRAFCAGKLAHFKIPRYVHIVDEFPMTVTGKVRKAEMREMAKALVPAPGKDAAGEGFTRG; this is encoded by the coding sequence ATGCCAGTGGTTCCTGGGCAGCCCAGTTACGCGTCCGGTGCGTCGGAAGCCCCCTTGCTCGGGGACACGATCGGCGCCGACTTCGATCGTGCCGTCGCCGCCTTCCCGGGGCGAGAGGCGCTGGTCGACGTGCCGTCCGGCCGGCGCTGGACCTACCGCGAACTCGCCTCCGCCATCGATTCGCTCGCCACCGGACTGACGGCGCTGGGCATCGACAAGGGCGACCGGGTCGGCATCTGGGCGCCGAACTGCGCCGAATGGTTCCTCGTGCAGTACGCGACCGCGAAAATCGGTGCGGTGCTGGTGAATATCAATCCCGCCTACCGCACCAGCGAACTGGAATATGTGCTGCGCCAGGCCGGCGTGCGGCTGCTGATCGCCGCGCCGGAATTCAAGACCTCGAACTGTGTCGCGATGATCGATGAGGTCCGGCCGAACTGTCCAGGGCTGGAGCAGGTGCTGATCCTCGGCACGGTGGCCTGGGATGTGCTGGCGAGCTACGAGATCGACGCCCCGCGATTGGTGGAGATCGCGGGCACGCTGTCCATGGACGATCCGATCAACATCCAATACACCTCGGGCACAACGGGTTTCCCCAAGGGCGCTACCCTCAGCCATCACAACATCCTGAACAACGGCCATTTCGTCGGTGAGTTGTGCGGATATACCGAACAGGACCGGATCTGCCTCCCGGTGCCCTTCTATCACTGTTTCGGGATGGTCATGGGCAACCTCGCCGCCACCAGTCACGGTGCGGCAGTGGTGATTCCGGCTCCCGCCTTCGATCCGGCGGCAACGCTGGCGGCGGTCGCGGCGGAACGCTGCACCTCCCTCTACGGCGTCCCCACCATGTTCATCGCCATGCTCGGCGAGCTCGACAAGGGTGCGGCGCCGGATCTTTCGAGCCTGCGCACCGGCATCATGGCGGGTTCGCCCTGCCCGGTCGAGGTGATGAAACGGGTCATCGATCGCATGGGCATGTCCGAGGTCTGCATCTGCTACGGCATGACCGAGACCTCGCCGGTGTCCACCCAGACCCGCCGCGACGACAGCCTGGACCGCCGCACCGCCACCGTGGGCCGGGTGCTGCCGCATCTCGAAGTCAAGATCGTCGATCCCGCAACGGGTTTGACGGTGCCGCGCGGTGAGCCGGGGGAACTGTGCACCCGCGGCTACTCGGTCATGCTCGGCTACTGGGACCAGCCGGAGAAGACCGCCGAGGCGATCGACACGGCCCGCTGGATGCACACCGGCGACATCGGCGTGATGGACGCCGACGGCTATCTGGCGGTCACCGGCCGGATCAAGGACATGGTCATCCGCGGCGGCGAGAACATCTACCCGCGCGAGATCGAAGAATTCCTCTACACCCATCCCGACATCCTGGACGCGCAGGTGATCGGCGTACCCGACCCGAAATACGGTGAGGAACTGATGGCTTGGGTCCGGATGCGCGAGGGCGCGCCCACACTGGACGCCGACGCGATCCGGGCATTCTGCGCGGGCAAACTGGCGCACTTCAAGATTCCGCGCTATGTCCACATCGTGGACGAATTTCCGATGACCGTCACCGGGAAAGTGCGCAAGGCCGAGATGCGGGAAATGGCGAAAGCGCTGGTCCCGGCTCCGGGGAAAGATGCGGCGGGCGAAGGGTTCACCCGGGGGTAG
- a CDS encoding DUF6506 family protein yields the protein MALTAWGFIYTAAGSDPAAETIVDTPRCRSIFVGVDDPQQVLDVARRLVDSGVQLIELCGGFGPVWTARVIEAIGGAVPVGAVAYGTEAVDQVYALFAD from the coding sequence ATGGCGCTCACCGCCTGGGGATTCATCTACACCGCCGCCGGCAGCGATCCGGCCGCCGAAACGATCGTCGACACACCCCGCTGCCGCTCGATATTCGTCGGGGTGGACGATCCCCAGCAGGTGCTCGACGTGGCGCGCCGTCTCGTGGACAGCGGTGTGCAGTTGATCGAGTTGTGCGGCGGTTTCGGCCCGGTGTGGACGGCCCGGGTGATCGAGGCGATCGGGGGAGCCGTGCCGGTCGGCGCTGTGGCGTACGGCACCGAAGCCGTCGACCAGGTCTATGCTCTCTTCGCCGACTGA
- the rpsP gene encoding 30S ribosomal protein S16, with protein MAVKIKLTRMGKIRNPQYRVVVADARTRRDGRAIESIGKYHPKEEPSFIEIDSERAQYWLGVGAQPTESVQRLLEITGDWQKFKGLPGTEGTLKVKAPKPSKLDLFNAALAAADNAPVADAVTPKKSKAAKKDEAAAEAPAETEAAE; from the coding sequence ATGGCTGTGAAGATCAAGCTCACCCGTATGGGCAAGATTCGCAACCCGCAGTACCGCGTCGTCGTCGCCGACGCCCGCACCCGTCGTGACGGCCGGGCCATCGAGTCCATCGGCAAGTACCACCCGAAGGAAGAGCCGTCGTTCATCGAGATCGATTCCGAGCGCGCGCAGTACTGGCTGGGTGTCGGCGCGCAGCCGACCGAGTCGGTCCAGCGTCTGCTGGAGATCACCGGTGACTGGCAGAAGTTCAAGGGCCTGCCGGGCACCGAGGGCACCCTCAAGGTGAAGGCCCCGAAGCCGTCCAAGCTGGATCTGTTCAACGCCGCGCTGGCCGCTGCCGACAACGCGCCGGTCGCCGACGCCGTCACCCCCAAGAAGTCGAAGGCCGCCAAGAAGGACGAGGCCGCCGCTGAGGCGCCCGCCGAGACCGAAGCCGCCGAGTAA
- a CDS encoding LysR family transcriptional regulator, whose amino-acid sequence MELRQLRYFLAVAEERNLTRAAELVGIRPTSLSQQIIALERELDAALFVRTSAGMSPTPAALRLIPHARAAVDSACRAQRSVRESRALRLAVTPGAPPRFAATIWQAAGDMAAEVVDCQTAEQLSRLRAGSLDAGVLLLPADLAGLDHVVVADAELGVVVATEHRLAGHQTVDWTDLDGSALLWFARSSAPGYHDAVRASWTRAGWHPTAVRASSPRRTLFTAELCFGGDVVALRPAWEVRPGDGLTWIPFAAEAPRIRYALVWNAADSAAVRYREIAADLASTVPPQVRAALPRGQSGS is encoded by the coding sequence GTGGAGTTGCGACAGTTGCGGTACTTCCTCGCGGTGGCCGAGGAACGCAATCTCACCCGCGCCGCCGAGCTGGTCGGCATCCGGCCGACGTCGCTGAGTCAGCAGATCATCGCGCTGGAACGAGAGCTCGATGCGGCGTTGTTCGTCCGCACATCCGCCGGAATGTCACCCACTCCCGCTGCCCTGCGGCTGATCCCGCACGCGCGGGCCGCGGTCGATTCGGCGTGCCGTGCCCAGCGATCGGTGCGCGAAAGCCGGGCACTGCGGCTGGCTGTCACGCCCGGAGCGCCGCCGCGGTTCGCCGCGACCATCTGGCAGGCCGCCGGTGACATGGCCGCGGAAGTCGTCGATTGCCAAACAGCGGAACAGCTTTCGCGCCTGCGGGCTGGATCTCTCGACGCCGGTGTCCTGCTCCTCCCGGCCGATCTGGCCGGGCTGGACCACGTGGTCGTCGCGGACGCCGAGCTGGGTGTGGTGGTCGCGACCGAGCATCGACTGGCCGGGCACCAGACCGTCGACTGGACCGACCTCGACGGCAGCGCTCTGCTGTGGTTCGCGCGGTCGTCAGCACCGGGCTACCACGACGCCGTCCGTGCTTCCTGGACCCGGGCCGGCTGGCATCCCACTGCCGTTCGCGCGAGTTCGCCGCGCCGAACACTGTTCACCGCCGAACTGTGCTTCGGCGGTGATGTCGTCGCGCTCCGCCCGGCCTGGGAGGTCCGGCCCGGTGACGGCTTGACCTGGATACCGTTTGCCGCCGAGGCGCCCCGCATCCGCTACGCCCTGGTCTGGAACGCCGCCGATTCCGCCGCCGTCCGCTACCGCGAGATAGCCGCTGACCTGGCGTCTACGGTTCCGCCGCAGGTCCGTGCGGCGCTACCTCGTGGACAGTCCGGCTCGTAA
- a CDS encoding dihydrofolate reductase family protein: MRDLVVTENITLDGVIDASAGWFTVGNDAVDDQSDILAELAAHTAACDAVLFGRRTFEEMRGYWPEQDDDQTGITDDLNQIAKYVVSRTMDDPRWQNSVVLRDLEAVRALKEQPGKDIVSTGSIALVHDLMAAGLVDEYRLFVYPVVLGRGARLFQEGLKAPGLRLVETKPFKSGVVLLRYRPA; encoded by the coding sequence ATGCGCGACTTGGTGGTTACCGAGAACATCACCCTCGATGGGGTGATCGATGCGAGCGCGGGCTGGTTCACGGTCGGCAATGACGCTGTCGACGATCAGTCCGACATCCTGGCGGAGCTCGCGGCGCATACCGCCGCCTGCGACGCCGTGCTGTTCGGACGGCGGACGTTCGAGGAGATGCGCGGATATTGGCCGGAGCAGGACGATGATCAGACCGGGATCACCGACGATCTGAATCAGATCGCGAAGTATGTGGTGTCGCGCACCATGGATGATCCGAGATGGCAGAACTCCGTAGTGCTGCGCGACCTGGAGGCGGTCCGGGCGTTGAAGGAGCAGCCGGGGAAAGACATCGTCAGCACCGGCAGCATCGCCCTGGTGCATGACCTGATGGCGGCGGGCCTGGTGGACGAGTACCGGTTGTTCGTCTACCCGGTGGTGCTCGGTCGCGGCGCGCGATTGTTCCAAGAGGGGCTGAAAGCGCCCGGGTTGCGGCTCGTGGAAACCAAGCCGTTCAAGTCCGGTGTGGTGCTCCTGCGTTATCGCCCCGCGTAA
- the trmD gene encoding tRNA (guanosine(37)-N1)-methyltransferase TrmD has translation MKLDVVTIFPEYLEPLRTALLGKAIEKGLISVDVHDLRRWTHDVHKSVDDAPYGGGPGMVMKPTVWGDALDEVCPDEALLVVPTPAGVPFTQRTAERWATEEHIVFACGRYEGIDQRVFDDAARRVRVEEVSIGDYVLIGGEAAVLVMTEAFVRLIPGVLGNQQSHQEDSFSVGAAGREGLGLLEGPSYTRPVSWRGLDVPPILLSGDHAKVAAWRREQSLERTRERRPDLLPPD, from the coding sequence ATGAAGCTCGACGTGGTCACGATCTTCCCGGAGTACCTCGAACCCCTGCGGACCGCGTTGCTGGGCAAAGCCATCGAGAAGGGCTTGATCTCCGTCGACGTGCACGACCTGCGTCGTTGGACGCACGACGTGCACAAGTCCGTCGATGACGCGCCCTACGGCGGTGGTCCCGGCATGGTGATGAAGCCGACCGTCTGGGGCGACGCCCTCGACGAGGTCTGCCCCGACGAGGCGCTGCTCGTCGTACCGACCCCGGCCGGTGTCCCGTTCACCCAGCGCACCGCCGAGCGCTGGGCCACCGAAGAGCACATCGTCTTCGCCTGCGGGCGCTACGAGGGCATCGATCAACGCGTCTTCGACGACGCCGCCCGGCGCGTCCGCGTCGAAGAGGTCAGTATCGGTGACTACGTGCTGATCGGGGGCGAGGCCGCCGTTCTGGTGATGACCGAGGCTTTTGTCCGCCTCATCCCCGGGGTTCTGGGCAACCAGCAATCGCACCAGGAGGATTCGTTCTCGGTCGGGGCGGCGGGGCGGGAGGGACTCGGACTGCTGGAAGGGCCCAGCTACACCCGTCCGGTTTCCTGGCGCGGACTCGACGTCCCGCCGATCCTGCTGTCGGGTGACCACGCCAAGGTCGCCGCGTGGCGGCGTGAGCAGTCGCTGGAGCGCACCCGGGAACGCCGCCCGGATCTTCTCCCGCCCGACTGA
- the lepB gene encoding signal peptidase I → MADESGSVSVSGADDEGAQRKTSRARRAKKTKKQRPFWQELPILIVIAAVIAALMVTFVGRPYVIPSQSMEPTLHGCPGCVGDRIYVEKLSYYFGDPKPGDVVVFVGPPSWNTRYQSIRSDNTMVRGVQNFFSFFGLVPPDENDLVKRVIAIGGQTVQCCDAEGRILVDGKPLDEPYVQNDYPWFPGKQNASYPAGRVFGPVKVPEGNLWVMGDNRDQSADSRAHVSDSLQGTVPVDNVRGKAVFKIWPPSRIGSVSSIDPQVN, encoded by the coding sequence GTGGCAGACGAAAGTGGGTCGGTGTCGGTGTCGGGTGCGGACGACGAAGGGGCACAGCGGAAGACCTCCAGGGCGCGGCGCGCCAAGAAGACCAAGAAGCAGCGGCCGTTCTGGCAGGAACTGCCCATCCTCATCGTGATCGCGGCCGTCATCGCCGCGCTGATGGTCACCTTCGTCGGCCGCCCGTACGTGATTCCCTCCCAGTCGATGGAACCGACGCTGCACGGCTGCCCCGGCTGTGTCGGCGACCGCATCTATGTGGAGAAGCTCAGCTATTACTTCGGTGATCCGAAGCCGGGCGATGTCGTGGTGTTCGTCGGCCCGCCGTCCTGGAACACCCGCTATCAGTCGATCCGCTCGGACAACACCATGGTCCGCGGCGTGCAGAACTTCTTCTCCTTCTTCGGCCTGGTGCCGCCGGACGAGAACGACCTCGTCAAGCGCGTCATCGCGATCGGCGGCCAGACCGTGCAGTGCTGTGACGCCGAGGGCCGCATCCTGGTCGACGGCAAGCCGCTCGACGAGCCCTACGTGCAGAACGACTACCCGTGGTTCCCCGGCAAGCAGAACGCCAGCTACCCGGCCGGACGCGTGTTCGGCCCGGTGAAGGTGCCCGAGGGCAACCTGTGGGTGATGGGTGACAACCGCGACCAGTCCGCCGACTCCCGCGCGCACGTCTCCGACTCGCTGCAGGGCACCGTCCCGGTCGACAACGTCCGCGGCAAGGCGGTGTTCAAGATCTGGCCGCCGAGCCGGATCGGATCGGTCAGTTCGATCGATCCACAGGTGAACTGA
- a CDS encoding RNA-binding protein encodes MSAVVADAVEHLVRGIVANPDDVRVELITGRRGRTVEVHVHPEDLGKVIGRGGRTATALRTLVAGIGGRGIRVDVVDTDA; translated from the coding sequence ATGTCGGCCGTCGTGGCCGATGCCGTCGAACATTTGGTTCGCGGCATCGTCGCCAATCCCGATGACGTCCGCGTCGAGCTGATCACCGGCCGTCGCGGGCGCACCGTCGAGGTGCATGTGCACCCCGAGGATCTGGGCAAGGTCATCGGCCGCGGCGGTCGCACGGCGACCGCGCTGCGTACGCTCGTCGCCGGTATCGGCGGCCGGGGTATCCGCGTCGACGTGGTCGACACCGACGCCTAG
- a CDS encoding Tex family protein: MPTPLASVGRRIADELGVRESQVRAAVELLDAGSTVPFIARYRKEVTGGLDDAQLRQLDERLSYLRELDERRGAIIESIRGQGKLDNALLGQLMLAETKARLEDIYLPFKPKRRTKAQIAREAGHEPVADALINDPGTDPAQYNAEQLDGARAILVERFAEDADLVGELRELMWNRGQIKSTVRPGKEEAGAKFADYFEFSEPFAKLPSHRILALLRGEKEDVLSLQLDTETTELEPGERSVYEGRIAVKFGIADKGRPADSWLLDTVRWAWRTKLQVSLGIDTRMRLRQSAEKDAVDVFAANLRDLLLAAPAGTRTTMGLDPGYRTGVKVAVVDATGKAVATEVIYPHKPQNQTEKSLAVLGALVARFNVELIAIGNGTASRETDALATELISRIAASSPNGANKPTKIVVSEAGASVYSASAYASQELPDMDVSLRGAVSIARRLQDPLAELVKIDPKSIGVGQYQHDVSETLLARSLGAVVEDAVNAVGVDVNTASVPLLSRVSGITGSVAESIVAHRDQHGSYRSRKALLEVPRLGPKAFEQCAGFLRIRGGDDPLDSSAVHPEAYPVVRRILEKTGSGVTELIGNTGVLRSLRPDEFTDETFGVPTVTDIISELEKPGRDPRPEFKTAEFAAGVEKVADLEPGMVLEGVVTNVAAFGAFVDVGVHQDGLVHVSAMSHNFVKDPREVVKSGDVVKVKVLEVDVARQRIGLSLRLDDEPGGAAKPERGSGSRGGGPRGQSGQDNRQRQNGQHKPQARNQGGQRRGSAPAPSGSMADALRRAGFGK, from the coding sequence GTGCCCACACCCCTGGCCAGCGTGGGGCGGCGGATCGCCGACGAGCTAGGGGTGCGCGAGTCCCAGGTTCGCGCCGCCGTGGAGTTGCTCGACGCCGGTTCGACGGTGCCGTTCATCGCGCGCTATCGCAAGGAGGTCACCGGCGGTCTCGACGACGCGCAGCTCCGTCAGCTCGACGAACGCCTGAGCTACCTGCGCGAACTCGACGAGCGCCGCGGCGCGATCATCGAATCCATCAGGGGCCAGGGCAAACTCGACAACGCGCTGCTCGGGCAGCTGATGCTGGCCGAGACCAAGGCCCGGCTCGAGGACATCTACCTGCCGTTCAAGCCCAAGCGCCGCACCAAGGCGCAGATCGCGCGCGAGGCGGGCCACGAACCGGTCGCCGACGCGCTGATCAACGACCCCGGCACCGATCCGGCCCAGTACAACGCCGAGCAGCTCGACGGCGCCCGCGCGATCCTGGTGGAGCGTTTCGCCGAGGACGCCGACCTGGTCGGCGAGCTGCGCGAATTGATGTGGAACCGCGGGCAGATCAAGTCCACGGTGCGTCCGGGCAAGGAGGAGGCGGGCGCGAAGTTCGCCGACTACTTCGAGTTCAGCGAGCCGTTCGCCAAGCTCCCCTCGCACCGCATCCTGGCGCTGCTGCGCGGTGAGAAGGAAGATGTTCTCAGCCTCCAGCTGGACACCGAGACAACGGAATTGGAGCCGGGCGAGCGCTCCGTCTACGAGGGCCGCATCGCGGTCAAGTTCGGCATCGCCGACAAGGGCCGCCCCGCCGATTCCTGGCTGCTCGATACGGTCCGCTGGGCCTGGCGCACCAAACTCCAGGTGAGCCTGGGCATCGATACCCGCATGCGTTTGCGTCAGTCCGCCGAGAAGGACGCGGTCGACGTGTTCGCCGCGAACCTGCGCGACCTGCTGCTGGCCGCCCCCGCGGGCACTCGCACCACGATGGGCCTGGACCCGGGCTACCGCACCGGCGTGAAGGTCGCGGTCGTGGACGCCACCGGTAAGGCCGTCGCCACCGAGGTCATCTATCCGCACAAGCCGCAGAACCAGACCGAGAAGTCGCTCGCCGTGCTCGGCGCGCTGGTCGCCCGGTTCAATGTGGAGCTGATCGCCATCGGCAACGGCACCGCCTCGCGCGAGACCGACGCGCTTGCCACCGAACTGATCTCGCGTATCGCGGCATCGTCGCCGAACGGAGCGAACAAGCCCACCAAGATCGTGGTCTCCGAAGCGGGCGCCTCGGTGTATTCCGCGTCGGCCTACGCCTCGCAGGAACTGCCCGATATGGACGTGTCGCTGCGCGGCGCGGTGTCCATCGCGCGCCGCCTGCAGGATCCGCTCGCCGAGCTGGTGAAGATCGATCCGAAGTCGATCGGTGTCGGCCAGTATCAGCACGATGTGTCGGAGACTCTGCTGGCCCGCTCGCTGGGCGCGGTGGTCGAGGACGCGGTGAACGCGGTCGGCGTCGATGTGAATACCGCCTCGGTGCCGCTGCTGTCCCGGGTCTCCGGCATCACCGGTTCGGTGGCGGAATCCATTGTGGCCCACCGGGATCAGCACGGTTCGTATCGCAGCCGCAAGGCGCTGCTGGAGGTGCCGCGACTGGGCCCGAAGGCCTTCGAGCAGTGCGCGGGCTTCCTGCGCATTCGTGGCGGCGACGACCCGCTGGACTCCTCCGCGGTGCACCCCGAGGCCTACCCGGTGGTGCGGCGCATCCTGGAGAAGACCGGCAGCGGCGTCACCGAACTGATCGGCAACACCGGCGTGCTGCGCTCGCTGCGGCCCGACGAGTTCACCGACGAGACCTTCGGCGTGCCCACGGTCACCGACATCATCTCCGAGCTGGAGAAGCCCGGCCGCGACCCGCGCCCGGAGTTCAAGACCGCAGAATTCGCCGCCGGCGTGGAGAAGGTCGCCGATCTGGAGCCCGGCATGGTGCTCGAGGGTGTCGTCACCAATGTGGCCGCGTTCGGCGCGTTCGTCGACGTCGGCGTCCACCAGGACGGTTTGGTGCACGTGTCGGCCATGTCGCACAACTTCGTCAAGGATCCGCGCGAGGTCGTGAAATCCGGTGACGTGGTGAAGGTGAAGGTGCTCGAGGTCGACGTGGCGCGGCAGCGAATCGGACTGTCGCTGCGGCTGGACGACGAACCGGGCGGCGCGGCGAAACCCGAACGCGGCAGCGGAAGTCGTGGCGGCGGCCCGCGTGGCCAGTCCGGCCAGGACAACCGCCAGCGGCAGAATGGACAGCACAAGCCGCAGGCCCGCAATCAGGGCGGTCAACGGCGCGGCAGCGCGCCCGCGCCGAGCGGCTCCATGGCCGACGCACTGCGCCGGGCGGGTTTCGGTAAGTAG
- the rplS gene encoding 50S ribosomal protein L19: protein MNTLDFVDEKSLRSDVPDFRPGDTLNVHVKVIEGSKERIQVFKGVVIRRQGGGIRETFTVRKVSFGVGVERTFPVHSPNIDHIDVVTRGDVRRAKLYYLRDLRGKAAKIKEKR from the coding sequence ATGAACACCCTTGACTTCGTCGACGAAAAGTCGCTGCGCAGCGACGTGCCGGACTTCCGCCCCGGTGACACGCTGAACGTGCACGTGAAGGTCATCGAAGGCTCGAAGGAGCGCATCCAGGTCTTCAAGGGCGTCGTGATCCGCCGCCAGGGTGGTGGCATCCGCGAGACCTTCACCGTCCGCAAGGTCTCCTTCGGTGTCGGCGTCGAGCGCACCTTCCCGGTGCACAGCCCCAACATCGACCACATCGACGTCGTGACCCGCGGTGACGTCCGTCGCGCCAAGCTGTACTACCTGCGCGACCTGCGCGGCAAGGCCGCCAAGATCAAGGAAAAGCGCTGA
- the rimM gene encoding ribosome maturation factor RimM (Essential for efficient processing of 16S rRNA), whose translation MELVVGRVAKSHGVRGELVVEIRTDDPESRFAPGTTLRGKLPRSTEVREFTIESVREHSGRLLVFVRGVADRTAADALRGTLFVVDSADLPPSDDPDEYYDHELEGLTVQLTDGTVVGTVTEVLHSAAGELLSVESAEDKREILIPFVTAIVPTVSIADKLVVIDPPEGLLDPE comes from the coding sequence ATGGAACTCGTCGTAGGCCGGGTCGCCAAGTCGCACGGTGTGCGCGGCGAACTCGTCGTCGAGATTCGTACCGACGATCCGGAATCCCGGTTCGCCCCCGGCACTACCTTGCGGGGAAAGTTGCCGCGGTCCACGGAGGTTCGTGAGTTCACCATCGAGTCGGTCCGGGAACACTCGGGCCGGCTTCTGGTGTTCGTCCGCGGCGTCGCCGACCGCACCGCCGCCGACGCGCTGCGCGGCACCCTGTTCGTCGTCGACAGCGCGGACCTGCCGCCCTCGGACGACCCGGACGAGTACTACGACCACGAGCTGGAGGGCTTGACCGTCCAGCTCACCGACGGCACCGTCGTCGGCACGGTCACCGAGGTGCTGCATTCGGCCGCGGGCGAACTGCTGTCGGTCGAGTCGGCCGAGGACAAGCGGGAGATTCTGATCCCGTTCGTCACCGCCATCGTGCCGACGGTGTCGATCGCCGACAAACTTGTCGTCATCGATCCGCCCGAGGGTCTGCTCGATCCCGAATAG
- a CDS encoding LLM class F420-dependent oxidoreductase, which translates to MTIRLGYQMPNFSYGQPVRELFPTVVAQAREAEAAGFDTVFVMDHFYQLPGIGSPDQPMLESYTTLGALAASTDRIQLSALVTGNTYRNPALLAKTVTTLDVVSGGRAVLGIGAGWFELEHKSYGFEFGTFSDRFRRLDEALQIIHPMLRGERPTFTGEWYHTDEAMNEPRIREDLPILLGGGGEKKTFALAARYADHLNIICNASDLPRKMDALHQRCAEIGRDPETLEVSYLAFLIIDEDGDRARKQQQDLFSANGVDLSTLSEEQRRQTPADRQFAGAPDEVVEQLRSRVLAHGVQGLIVNMVTNGHEPGAVDLAGRTLAPLLR; encoded by the coding sequence GTGACCATTCGCCTCGGTTATCAGATGCCCAACTTCAGCTATGGGCAGCCAGTGCGTGAGCTGTTCCCGACTGTGGTGGCGCAGGCCCGGGAAGCCGAAGCCGCGGGCTTCGACACCGTGTTCGTGATGGACCACTTCTACCAGCTGCCGGGGATCGGTTCGCCCGACCAGCCGATGCTGGAGAGCTATACGACGCTCGGTGCTCTGGCGGCCTCGACCGACCGAATCCAGTTGTCCGCGTTGGTGACCGGCAACACCTACCGCAATCCGGCGCTGCTCGCCAAGACCGTCACCACCCTGGATGTGGTCAGCGGTGGCCGCGCGGTGCTCGGTATCGGCGCGGGCTGGTTCGAGCTGGAGCACAAGTCCTACGGCTTCGAATTCGGCACGTTCAGCGATCGTTTCCGCCGGCTGGACGAAGCATTGCAGATCATTCATCCGATGCTGCGCGGCGAACGCCCCACCTTCACGGGCGAGTGGTACCACACCGACGAGGCCATGAACGAGCCGCGCATCCGCGAGGATCTGCCCATCCTGCTCGGCGGTGGCGGGGAGAAGAAGACCTTCGCGCTCGCGGCCCGCTACGCCGACCACCTCAACATCATCTGCAACGCCTCCGATCTGCCCCGCAAGATGGACGCGCTGCACCAGCGCTGCGCCGAGATCGGACGCGACCCGGAGACGCTGGAGGTCAGCTACCTCGCGTTCCTGATCATCGACGAAGACGGTGACCGGGCACGCAAGCAACAGCAGGATCTGTTCAGCGCCAACGGGGTCGACCTGTCCACCTTGTCCGAGGAGCAGCGTCGGCAGACCCCCGCCGACCGCCAATTCGCCGGTGCGCCCGATGAGGTCGTCGAGCAATTGCGGTCCCGGGTCTTGGCGCACGGTGTGCAGGGCTTGATCGTCAACATGGTCACCAACGGCCACGAACCAGGAGCCGTCGACCTCGCGGGACGCACCCTCGCTCCGCTCCTGCGCTGA